From Toxorhynchites rutilus septentrionalis strain SRP chromosome 2, ASM2978413v1, whole genome shotgun sequence, a single genomic window includes:
- the LOC129767162 gene encoding uncharacterized protein LOC129767162 codes for MSENSVSKQQQIGKSVTSSALGQSNQSSSTPLSKKEKKKLKLTEKLTSMENIQRVVRRRGTAKGKVTRILNIIRPNEEEVVQLTEAEIKVYLKKLEAAHKDFNDAHDEIMNVVSVDDYEQHEQQYEDQLTRNNAAVAAAAAAMNARNDHQTQQAPVVINQPLRIPIPTFDGRYESWPKFKAMFKDLVDKGPDPPAVKLYHLDKSLVGNAAGLIDAKTINEGNYAHAWKVLEERFENKRHAIDSHIHGLLNLKRMTKKSHVELRSLVDEGSKHVEGLKFLERDFNGVGEDFVIHLLAAALHNDVRHTWETTIKHGELPDYNEMLKFLKEQVFILDQGYLLHAEEKPNQVQNPPIKSPPKPVAEREDSSTSTLATATCSSLASRMQQVLLLTAVVDVLDKNYQPHSCRLLLDSGSQVNLITRSLANKLGLKLDSSNFTVIGVNSMKTQSSNCGVVHLSSRYKDFQAKLTDPNFFHPSKVDMLLGNEWFLKLLLPGEFSLAHNLPILRETQFGWVVSGVYDEGLAFDGIVYSHTVTMDELSHTIQRFWEIEDVVGTDEGGSEEEECEEHFKATYRRDASGRYIVQLPLKESVSELGDSRPLALRRFYALEPKLSQHPDVWKQYQDFMDEYESLGHCKEVDFIRLQATNIVKNNFYVDNALFGFDDLNEASEAQVQLIDLLKAGGFHLHKWASNHPELLKRIPEGDQDELVSIDENGSNEVIKTLGLMWNPALDVMQFVSVSTVCKDSVTKRQVLSLVSRMFDPLGLVTPVILIGKLLMKAIWKEELGWDDELTGDLKGKCNKLLSALSGVSNLQIPRRVVVNGAVAFELHGFADATLEAYGACIYVRSIVPDEAAVVKLLCAKSKIVPKTVLTIPRKELLAALLLHRLVKKMLAVLTLPFRDICLWSDNQVVLAWLKKNPERLEVFVRNRVSEINSTGSQFKWKNVDTLENPDDVVSRGQSADVLKSNDLWWSGPLFLRSEEYQMVVPELLPDEDVPEMRRATVASTIVSLEYLPVFHKFESFRKLQRVLAYVLRFCRNAMEKVVKRRITGRFPSVFEMRESLKVIIKVIQLPHFGKEIAMMMFGEYSEGFSKLNPFLDVGMIRVGGQLRHSSLPYGVKHPWILPNKDEIVQRFIETAHRENLHIGPSALLAQIRRQLWILGTRSAVRKVTKNCVQCFRLNPPCAGQFMGDLPMARCDKAPAFIRVGVDFAGPILIKQTGRRLAPVKGYVCVFVCMVTKGIHLEVIEDLSADAFIAALHRFVSRRGVPEQIYSDNGTNFVGARNELNELYRLFKQQDTDFKIFEFCQPWQIEWKMIPPNAPHMDGIWEAGVKSFKTIFKKKCQSSLLTMSEFSTLLCQIEAQLNSRPLYGPSDDPSEFEPLTPGHFMIDRPLTAIPEPSYDGIPVNRLSRWQYVQHLRREFWKRWSEEYLLELQVRQRWNKRKENILPGTVVIIKDDNLPPQKWRLGKVESTCVGADGLIRVVDVRNKAGLLRRPIHKLAPLPILNNLEIRKV; via the exons ATGTCGGAAAATAGTGTTTCGAAGCAGCAGCAAATCGGAAAATCTGTAACTAGTTCTGCACTTGGGCAGTCTAATCAGAGTTCCTCTACTCCCTTAAGcaagaaggaaaagaagaaacttaAGTTAACGGAAAAGTTGACCTCAATGGAGAACATACAAAGAGTTGTTCGCCGTCGTGGCACAGCTAAAGGTAAGGTGACtcgtattttaaatataattcgcCCAAATGAAGAGGAAGTAGTCCAGCTGACGGAAGCTGAGATTAAGGTATACCTGAAGAAATTGGAGGCAGCGCATAAAGATTTTAACGATGCCCACGACGAAATTATGAATGTGGTTTCGGTTGATGACTACGAACAACACGAACAGCAATACGAGGATCAGCTCACCAGGAACAATGCAGCTGTAGCGGCAGCCGCTGCGGCCATGAACGCGAGAAATGATCATCAAACCCAGCAGGCGCCGGTTGTAATCAATCAACCGCTTCGCATACCAATTCCCACATTCGACGGCCGTTATGAGAGCTGGCCAAAGTTCAAGGCCATGTTCAAGGATCTTGTGGATAAGGGTCCAGATCCGCCAGCAGTTAAGTTATACCATTTGGACAAGTCTCTGGTAGGTAATGCAGCGGGTCTAATCGATGCCAAGACAATCAACGAAGGCAATTATGCCCACGCGTGGAAGGTCTTGGAAGAGAGGTTTGAGAATAAGCGTCACGCTATCGATTCTCACATTCACGGTCTGCTGAATCTTAAGCGCATGACAAAGAAGAGCCATGTAGAGCTGCGGAGTCTGGTTGATGAAGGCAGTAAGCATGTGGAAGGTCTTAAGTTCCTGGAGCGAGACTTTAATGGAGTAGGAGAGGATTTCGTGATACATCTACTGGCAGCTGCGTTACACAACGATGTGCGTCACACGTGGGAGACCACAATTAAGCACGGTGAACTACCTGACTACAACGAGATGCTTAAGTTCCTGAAGGAGCAAGTTTTCATCCTGGATCAAGGCTA TCTTCTTCATGCCGAGGAGAAACCTAATCAAGTCCAGAATCCACCAATTAAGTCACCCCCGAAGCCAGTAGCGGAAAGGGAAGATTCATCCACATCGACTCTGGCGACTGCCACATGTTCAAGCCTGGCTAGCCGCATGCAGCAAGTGCTGTTGCTTACAGCGGTGGTCGATGTATTGGATAAAAACTACCAGCCGCATTCGTGTAGATTATTGTTAGACAGTGGTTCTCAAGTGAATTTAATTACACGTTCTCTAGCGAATAAGTTGGGCTTGAAGCTGGATTCATCGAACTTCACAGTAATCGGGGTGAACAGTATGAAGACTCAATCATCCAATTGTGGGGTTGTACATCTTTCATCGAGGTACAAGGATTTTCAAGCGAAG CTAACAGATCCGAACTTTTTCCATCCAAGTAAAGTGGATATGCTCCTGGGTAACGAATGGTTTCTTAAGTTGTTACTACCCGGAGAGTTTTCGTTGGCTCATAATCTTCCCATACTTCGTGAGACGCAATTTGGCTGGGTTGTCAGTGGAGTGTATGATGAAGGTTTGGCATTTGATGGAATAGTCTACTCGCACACCGTCACGATGGATGAATTAAGTCATACCATACAACGATTCTGGGAAATAGAGGATGTCGTTGGAACTGATGAAGGTGGTAGCGAAGAAGAGGAATGTGAAGAGCACTTCAAGGCAACCTATCGTAGAGACGCTTCCGGACGATACATCGTCCAACTGCCTTTAAAAGAGTCCGTAAGCGAGTTGGGAGATTCCAGACCACTTGCATTAAGAAGATTCTATGCGCTAGAACCAAAACTTTCGCAGCATCCAGATGTATGGAAGCAATACCAAGACTTTATGGATGAGTACGAGAGTCTTGGCCACTGCAAAGAAGTGGAT ttcattcgcctccaagcTACAAACATCGTTAAGAACAATTTCTACGTGGACAATGCTTTGTTCGGGTTTGACGACTTAAATGAAGCAAGTGAAGCTCAAGTGCAGTTAATAGATTTACTTAAGGCAGGTGGATTTCATCTGCATAAATGGGCTTCTAATCATCCTGAGTTGCTGAAACGGATTCCGGAAGGCGATCAGGATGAACTTGTCAGCATTGACGAAAATGGTTCAAATGAGGTGATTAAAACGTTGGGATTAATGTGGAACCCCGCTCTGGATGTTATGCAGTTCGTTTCCGTCTCAACCGTGTGTAAAGACAGTGTAACTAAGCGACAAGTGCTGTCGCTCGTGTCGAGAATGTTCGACCCGTTGGGTCTTGTGACGCCGGTGATTCTTATCGGCAAACTTCTGATGAAAGCCATATGGAAGGAAGAATTGGGATGGGACGATGAGCTCACGGGTGATTTGAAGGGAAAGTGTAATAAATTATTAAGTGCTTTAAGTGGAGTTAGCAATCTCCAAATTCCTCGTCGTGTTGTGGTCAATGGAGCCGTTGCATTTGAGCTGCATGGATTTGCTGATGCAACTTTGGAGGCCTACGGTGCCTGTATATACGTCAGGTCAATTGTACCTGATGAAGCAGCAGTGGTGAAGTTATTGTGTGCCAAATCGAAAATCGTTCCTAAAACAGTGTTGACCATTCCAAGAAAGGAGCTTTTAGCAGCGCTTTTGTTACACAGATTGGTGAAGAAAATGTTAGCTGTATTAACGCTGCCCTTTCGAGACATTTGTTTGTGGTCGGACAATCAAGTGGTGTTAGCTTGGCTGAAGAAAAACCCGGAACGTTTAGAAGTGTTTGTACGAAATCGGGTTAGTGAGATAAACTCTACCGGTTCACAATTTAAGTGGAAGAATGTGGATACGCTGGAAAATCCAGACGATGTAGTGTCGCGTGGCCAATCTGCTGACGTTCTTAAGAGTAACGATCTTTGGTGGAGTGGCCCATTGTTCCTGCGCAGCGAGGAATATCAGATGGTGGTTCCAGAGCTTCTACCTGATGAAGATGTTCCTGAGATGCGGCGAGCCACTGTAGCTTCAACGATTGTGTCATTGGAGTATTTGCCGGTGTTCCATAAGTTCGAGTCTTTTCGAAAGCTGCAACGAGTTCTGGCATACGTCTTGCGTTTCTGCCGGAATGCAATGGAGAAGGTGGTCAAGAGGAGAATCACTGGTCGATTTCCCAGTGTGTTTGAAATGCGAGAGTCTTTAAAAGTCATAATCAAGGTAATTCAGCTGCCGCACTTTGGTAAAGAGATAGCCATGATGATGTTCGGTGAATACAGTGAAGGGTTTTCTAAATTGAATCCTTTTTTGGACGTTGGTATGATTCGCGTCGGCGGACAACTGCGACATTCAAGTCTTCCTTATGGAGTTAAGCATCCGTGGATCTTACCAAATAAGGATGAAATCGTTCAACGCTTCATTGAGACAGCACATCGTGAGAACCTTCACATTGGCCCATCTGCTTTGCTGGCCCAGATTCGTCGTCAACTCTGGATTTTAGGAACCCGTTCAGCTGTTCGCAAGGTAACAAAGAATTGCGTGCAGTGTTTTAGACTCAACCCTCCTTGTGCTGGTCAGTTCATGGGAGATCTTCCCATGGCAAGGTGCGATAAGGCTCCGGCTTTCATAAGAGTTGGCGTGGATTTCGCGGGTCCTATACTAATCAAGCAGACTGGAAGAAGGCTAGCACCTGTCAAGGGATACGTGTGCGTCTTCGTTTGCATGGTCACTAAAGGCATTCATTTGGAGGTAATAGAAGATCTGTCAGCCGATGCGTTTATAGCTGCCCTACATCGATTTGTTTCTCGTCGTGGTGTCCCCGAGCAGATATATTCGGATAATGGGACAAATTTCGTAGGTGCGCGGAATGAACTAAACGAACTGTATCGTCTTTTCAAGCAGCAAGATACCGACTTCAAGATATTCGAGTTCTGTCAACCCTGGCAGATTGAATGGAAAATGATTCCCCCAAATGCACCGCACATGGACGGGATCTGGGAGGCAGGCGTGAAGAGCTTCAAGACCATTTTTAAGAAGAAGTGCCAATCAAGCCTCCTGACGATGTCCGAGTTTTCGACCTTGCTCTGTCAAATCGAAGCTCAACTCAATTCTCGGCCTTTATACGGTCCTTCTGATGATCCGTCGGAATTCGAGCCGTTAACCCCAGGCCATTTTATGATCGATCGTCCTCTGACTGCCATTCCGGAGCCTAGTTATGATGGAATCCCGGTGAATAGACTTTCCAGATGGCAGTATGTCCAGCATCTGCGTCGAGAATTCTGGAAGCGCTGGTCTGAAGAATACCTCTTGGAGTTACAGGTCCGACAAAGGTGGAATAAAAGGAAGGAAAACATTCTACCTGGAACAGTGGTGATTATCAAGGATGATAACTTACCTCCTCAGAAATGGAGGTTGGGGAAGGTCGAATCAACCTGTGTAGGAGCAGATGGATTGATCCGTGTGGTGGATGTTCGAAATAAGGCGGGTTTGCTGAGACGGCCAATTCATAAACTGGCGCCTTTACCTATCCTGAACAACCTTGAGATCAGAAAGGTCTAA